Proteins encoded in a region of the Triticum dicoccoides isolate Atlit2015 ecotype Zavitan chromosome 3A, WEW_v2.0, whole genome shotgun sequence genome:
- the LOC119268259 gene encoding UBP1-associated proteins 1C-like isoform X1 produces the protein MVWFQCEDCGENLKKPKLAGHFRSCSAYKLSCIDCGAVFGQDTVQTHTQCISEAEKYGPKGLNKPSSNAQGKPDKPKPNADVDINVGLSTRPPWFCSLCNTTTTSKQTLLGHADGRKHRAKAKAFHASQKQENGAEQTPSDKETGGAPTTASTELNDGKGADGERDADKDVVKRKRTDSTTSEEPDNAKRQILSNLKTGEAIQSENGEAELKTKSKSAAEELVIGANHQDIKKQKIKWKKIITKILETNLDGAMKLKKLQKLVIREVLECGLLKDKEQLHALLMDKLRAPGFLWMGRTLDWWPRMKNHSPQTFSCALFKMLLKCQGK, from the exons ATGGTTTGGTTTCAGTGCGAGGACTGCGGCGAGAACCTCAAGAAGCCCAAGCTTGCCGGCCACTTCCGCTCATGCTCCGCCTACAAG CTTTCCTGCATCGACTGCGGCGCAGTCTTCGGCCAGGACACCGTCCAGACGCACACCCAGTGCATCTCCGAGGCC GAGAAGTATGGTCCCAAGGGACTGAACAAGCCATCCAGCAATGCACAGGGTAAGCCAGACAAGCCAAAGCCAAATGCCGATGTTGATATCAATGTTGGGTTGTCGACACGCCCTCCTTggttctgtag CCTATGCAATACAACTACCACCAGCAAGCAAACTCTCTTGGGGCATGCTGATGGCAGGAAACATAGGGCAAAAGCAAAAGCCTTTCATGCTTCTCAGAAGCAAGAAAATGGAGCTGAACAAACTCCAAGCGACAAGGAAACTGGTGGAGCACCAACAACAGCATCTACAGAACTAAATGACGGGAAGGGTGCTGACGGTGAAAGAGATGCTGACAAAGATGTTGTGAAGAGAAAGAGAACAGATAGCACAACCTCCGAGGAGCCAGATAATGCAAAAAGACAAATTTTATCGAACTTGAAGACTGGAGAGGCGATACAATCTGAAAATGGAGAAGCGGAACTCAAAACAAAGAGCAAAAGTGCTGCAGAAGAACTGGTCATTGGTGCCAATCATCAAGATATTAAGAAGCAGAAAATCAAGTGGAAGAAAATTATTACGAAGATACTAGAGACG AATTTGGATGGAGCTATGAAGTTAAAGAAGCTACAAAAGCTAGTTATCAGGGAAGTTTTAGAATGTGGTCTGTTGAAAGATAAGGAGCAGCTGCATGCTCTGTTGATGGACAAG CTTCGAGCTCCAGGTTTTCTGTGGATGGGAAGAACATTAGATTGGTGGCCAAGAATGAAGAATCATAGTCCTCAGACATTTTCTTGTGCTCTATTTAAGATGTTACTAAAATGTCAGGGAAAATGA
- the LOC119268259 gene encoding UBP1-associated proteins 1C-like isoform X2, which produces MVWFQCEDCGENLKKPKLAGHFRSCSAYKLSCIDCGAVFGQDTVQTHTQCISEAEKYGPKGLNKPSSNAQGKPDKPKPNADVDINVGLSTRPPWFCSLCNTTTTSKQTLLGHADGRKHRAKAKAFHASQKQENGAEQTPSDKETGGAPTTASTELNDGKGADGERDADKDVVKRKRTDSTTSEEPDNAKRQILSNLKTGEAIQSENGEAELKTKSKSAAEELVIGANHQDIKKQKIKWKKIITKILETNLDGAMKLKKLQKLVIREVLECGLLKDKEQLHALLMDKIASSSRFSVDGKNIRLVAKNEES; this is translated from the exons ATGGTTTGGTTTCAGTGCGAGGACTGCGGCGAGAACCTCAAGAAGCCCAAGCTTGCCGGCCACTTCCGCTCATGCTCCGCCTACAAG CTTTCCTGCATCGACTGCGGCGCAGTCTTCGGCCAGGACACCGTCCAGACGCACACCCAGTGCATCTCCGAGGCC GAGAAGTATGGTCCCAAGGGACTGAACAAGCCATCCAGCAATGCACAGGGTAAGCCAGACAAGCCAAAGCCAAATGCCGATGTTGATATCAATGTTGGGTTGTCGACACGCCCTCCTTggttctgtag CCTATGCAATACAACTACCACCAGCAAGCAAACTCTCTTGGGGCATGCTGATGGCAGGAAACATAGGGCAAAAGCAAAAGCCTTTCATGCTTCTCAGAAGCAAGAAAATGGAGCTGAACAAACTCCAAGCGACAAGGAAACTGGTGGAGCACCAACAACAGCATCTACAGAACTAAATGACGGGAAGGGTGCTGACGGTGAAAGAGATGCTGACAAAGATGTTGTGAAGAGAAAGAGAACAGATAGCACAACCTCCGAGGAGCCAGATAATGCAAAAAGACAAATTTTATCGAACTTGAAGACTGGAGAGGCGATACAATCTGAAAATGGAGAAGCGGAACTCAAAACAAAGAGCAAAAGTGCTGCAGAAGAACTGGTCATTGGTGCCAATCATCAAGATATTAAGAAGCAGAAAATCAAGTGGAAGAAAATTATTACGAAGATACTAGAGACG AATTTGGATGGAGCTATGAAGTTAAAGAAGCTACAAAAGCTAGTTATCAGGGAAGTTTTAGAATGTGGTCTGTTGAAAGATAAGGAGCAGCTGCATGCTCTGTTGATGGACAAG ATAGCTTCGAGCTCCAGGTTTTCTGTGGATGGGAAGAACATTAGATTGGTGGCCAAGAATGAAGAATCATAG